Proteins found in one Zea mays cultivar B73 chromosome 1, Zm-B73-REFERENCE-NAM-5.0, whole genome shotgun sequence genomic segment:
- the LOC103637703 gene encoding uncharacterized protein, protein MHGWRGAEGCDVRRRRLVRLMWPAARVEAEAPPPPAQGPATSPSGSSATHPRTTYRPESSAQKQECIDLPCPVSSDSFVKDGREIRVGDCALFRAVDVPPFIGLIRWIEKKEEGYPKLRVSWLYRPNDVKLNKGIQLNAAPNEIFYSFHQDEASAVSLLHPCKVAFLRKGVELPAGIASFVCWRVYDIDNKCLWWLTDRDYINERQEEVNRLLYRTRLEMRAALQSGGRSPKRLNSPSASQQLKTASDGTQNGGLSRGKKRERSEQGVDPAKRDRDRLLKVDDGEPGSFNLDDIKSEIAKITEKGGLPNAEAVAKLVHLMQLDRTEQKIDHSGRVILADVIAATDSPDCLGRFVQSRGLPVLDSWLQEAHKGKSGDGSSPKEADKPIDELLLALLRALAKLPINLSALQSCSIGKSVNHLRSHKNLEIQKKAKCLVENWKKRVDAEMKSNDVKPLVSGQSVSWSGKAGFQEISNVGTKRGGSSENSPKNSVPTLSSSKVLTDKPGGTDAAAKLNPGVSALSNLQHVQSTHVTTNLKEQPCKSTGGTGCPELPTVKEEKSSSSSQSPNNSQSISSEPSKDARSSTAASGGASKTSGSSSRSHRRANNGLVSGNLKEPSVGRSVSLDRSLLQDKSSQTGTASEKGIDMPSDHGNNHRLIVRFPNPGRSPARSASAGSFDDPSVTGGRASSPVVADRHDQTERRVKVKTENSRPHLASDANAESWHSNDIKGATGSEEGDKSPCAILDDDNSRTPDHSVKDAHASRAACSSYMNEKGVSETKVGTSFSPMNALIEIKYSEASHSLQAGDDTAMNLLASVAGEISKSELASSPSTSVKKLVCEGVNTGKVKVESDMGPSHPGQADAKKVAMGNEVKNDACLVPKEEQHQTAPSPELADSKAVKSSAKIEIHEGHANKCNSQHASIDSKGENRDGCTAHGKVEDGSTNKDGAMESAFGSQRSLVVSSKNSRLVLAGESSLSAADKQTQGLLKSTNHKHLLSVSDNPGAFDRHDSMAGKLDLMAAEVKKADVVGNSSVLQNDTEKKEHVSPSSADVPKLVPAASPVGVANGNNEMKESNGSSSESNSHVKSEGVNSQQSEQSAKQSSKKSSDGVCGKEDHVLSDEEGSSLAAHTKSNATAKLDFDLNEGIPGDDGHQSETTASPVVCSSAIHLTGLLPFTSPTTSGLPPAPITVAAPAKGPFVPPENLLRAKPEIGWKGSAATSAFRPAEPRKILEMPAATRDIPVSHAAGKQSRPTLGFDLNVADDQALEEDFPQSSAQTTCSESGNTRSRDGSSRSAGIELDLNRADEVADNGQFVPNASHRVEVPLFSTRSLPRVLSNAGANSSRDFDLNSGPDLYDVGTEPAPRSLPSKNTSSIQFLPQVPVRMNSDAMSNNISPWLVSTSPCGPVAIQSFLPSREQPYPLEAAPGAQRIIAPTADGGQFGGDPCRPPVISTSPAMVFHPPAYQYAGFSFPPSVHLQTPAFSIGSATFNNSASAGVPYFPTLSSSLVGPAGALPSQHSRQYAINLAEGSSSSVRDGNRKWESQGLDLNSGPGSIDLEGKDERMPLPVRQNLIPPLHGFVEDQGRIYQMPVVGTKRKEPDGSWDSERSTYKQLPWQ, encoded by the exons ATGCATGGGTGGCGCGGCGCTGAGGGGTGCGACGTCAGGAGGCGGCGTCTCGTTCGGCTCATGTGGCCAGCGGCACGCGTAGAGGCAGAAGCTCCACCACCACCGGCACAAGGACCAGCTACTTCTCCTTCTGGTTCATCTGCTACCCATCCTCGGACTACTTATCGGCCGGAATCGAGTGCGCAGAAGCAGGAGTGCATCGATCTTCCCTGCCCAGTGTCATCTGATTCCTTTGTAAAG GACGGGCGTGAGATTAGAGTTGGCGATTGTGCTCTTTTTCGGGCTGTCGATGTCCCTCCATTCATTGGATTGATACGttggattgagaagaaggaagaaGGCTATCCCAAATTACGTGTTAGTTGGCTTTATAGACCTAACGACGTGAAGCTTAACAAGGGTATACAACTCAACGCTGCACCAAACGAGATCTTCTACTCTTTCCACCAGGACGAAGCATCTGCTGTTTCTCTGCTGCATCCTTGCAAAGTTGCCTTTTTACGGAAAGGTGTTGAGCTACCAGCTGGAATTGCTTCATTTGTATGTTGGCGCGTGTACGATATTGACAACAAGTGCTTATGGTGGCTTACTGACCGGGACTATATTAAT GAACGGCAGGAAGAAGTAAATCGCCTTCTATACAGAACAAGGCTAGAAATGCGTGCCGCATTACAATCAGGTGGACGCTCTCCAAAGCGCTTAAATAGTCCTTCAGCTTCCCAGCAACTGAAGACTGCTTCAGATGGTACACAGAATGGTGGTTTGTCTAGAGGAAAGAAGAGAGAGAGAAGTGAACAGGGAGTTGATCCAGCCAAGCGGGATCGTGATCGTCTACTTAAGGTTGATGACGGTGAGCCTGGAAGCTTTAACTTGGATGATATTAAGTCCGAAATAGCAAAGATAACAGAAAAAGGTGGACTTCCAAATGCAGAAGCAGTTGCAAAACTTGTACATCTTATGCAACTTGATCGAACTGAGCAGAAGATAGACCATAGTGGTCGGGTTATACTTGCTGATGTTATTGCTGCTACAGATAGTCCCGATTGCCTCGGCAGATTTGTCCAATCAAGGGGCCTTCCCGTGTTGGACAGTTGGCTTCAAGAGGCCCACAAAGGGAAGTCTGGTGATGGGAGTAGTCCTAAAGAAGCAGATAAGCCTATTGATGAACTTCTCTTGGCCCTGCTTCGTGCACTAGCTAAATTGCCTATTAATCTCAGTGCATTACAAAGTTGTAGCATTGGGAAATCTGTCAATCATCTGCGCAGCCATAAAAATCTGGAGATTCAAAAGAAAGCTAAGTGTCTTGTTGAGAACTGGAAGAAGCGTGTTGATGCTGAGATGAAGTCAAATGATGTGAAGCCTTTAGTTTCAGGTCAATCTGTTTCCTGGTCAGGAAAAGCAGGTTTTCAAGAAATTTCAAATGTTGGAACCAAACGAGGTGGCTCAAGTGAGAACAGTCCAAAAAATTCAGTGCCCACTCTTTCATCATCAAAAGTTTTGACTGATAAACCTGGGGGCACAGATGCTGCAGCGAAGTTGAATCCTGGGGTATCTGCATTGTCAAATTTACAACATGTGCAATCAACACATGTTACTACCAACTTGAAGGAGCAGCCCTGCAAATCAACTGGTGGGACTGGCTGTCCTGAGCTGCCTACTGTAAAAGAGGAGAAAAGCAGCAGTTCAAGCCAATCGCCGAACAACAGCCAGTCAATATCTAGTGAGCCATCGAAGGATGCAAGAAGTTCAACTGCTGCTTCTGGTGGTGCTAGTAAAACTTCTGGAAGCTCTTCACGGAGCCATCGAAGGGCAAACAATGGTCTTGTTTCAGGGAACCTGAAGGAACCTTCTGTAGGAAGATCTGTCTCCCTTGATCGATCATTGCTGCAGGATAAGTCATCCCAAACTGGTACAGCTTCTGAAAAAGGAATTGATATGCCATCTGATCATGGAAATAATCATAGATTGATTGTTCGCTTTCCAAATCCTGGTCGTAGTCCTGCTAGAAGTGCAAGTGCTGGATCTTTTGATGACCCATCTGTTACTGGGGGTAGAGCTTCATCTCCTGTGGTTGCAGATAGGCATGATCAGACTGAGCGCAGGGTGAAAGTGAAGACTGAAAATTCTCGGCCTCATTTAGCATCTGATGCTAATGCAGAGTCCTGGCACAGCAACGACATTAAAGGAGCTACTGGTTCGGAGGAAGGTGATAAATCACCATGTGCTATATTAGATGATGACAACAGCAGGACACCTGATCATTCTGTTAAGGATGCACATGCATCGCGAGCTGCGTGCTCGTCATATATGAATGAAAAAGGTGTCAGTGAAACTAAGGTGGGAACCTCATTCAGCCCAATGAATGCTCTTATTGAAATCAAGTACTCTGAAGCTAGTCATTCACTGCAAGCTGGAGATGACACAGCTATGAATCTTCTTGCTAGTGTGGCAGGAGAAATATCTAAATCTGAATTGGCTTCTTCACCAAGTACTTCTGTAAAGAAATTGGTCTGTGAGGGTGTCAATACTGGAAAGGTTAAAGTAGAAAGTGACATGGGCCCATCACATCCAGGGCAAGCAGATGCTAAGAAAGTTGCCATGGGGAATGAAGTGAAAAATGATGCTTGTTTGGTTCCGAAGGAGGAACAACATCAAACTGCGCCATCTCCTGAGCTAGCAGATTCAAAAGCAGTTAAATCTTCAGCAAAGATTGAAATCCATGAAGGGCATGCAAACAAATGCAACTCCCAGCATGCTTCAATTGATTCCAAAG GCGAAAATCGGGATGGCTGTACTGCCCATGGGAAAGTTGAAGATGGCAGTACAAACAAGGATGGTGCCATGGAATCTGCATTCGGCAGCCAGCGTAGCTTGGTTGTTTCCAGTAAAAATTCAAGATTGGTTCTTGCTGGGGAATCTTCATTGTCTGCTGCTGATAAACAAACACAGGGtctgttaaaatcaactaatCATAAGCATCTTCTGAGTGTATCGGACAACCCAGGAGCCTTTGATAGACATGACAGTATGGCTGGAAAATTAGATTTGATGGCTGCAGAGGTGAAAAAAGCTGATGTCGTGGGCAATAGTAGTGTATTGCAGAATGACACTGAAAAGAAGGAACATGTTTCTCCCTCTTCGGCTGATGTTCCAAAACTAGTACCAGCAGCGTCCCCAGTTGGTGTGGCAAATGGGAATAATGAGATGAAAGAATCAAACGGCAGTTCAAGTGAATCCAATAGCCATGTAAAATCTGAAGGTGTCAATTCTCAGCAAAGCGAGCAAAGTGCAAAGCAGAGTTCAAAGAAATCCAGTGATGGTGTGTGCGGAAAAGAAGACCATGTCTTATCAGACGAAGAAGGTTCTTCTCTAGCCGCTCACACCAAGTCAAATGCTACAGCcaagcttgattttgacttgAATGAAGGAATACCTGGGGATGATGGGCATCAGTCTGAGACAACTGCCTCACCTGTTGTATGTTCCTCAGCAATCCATTTAACTGGGCTTTTGCCATTCACTTCGCCTACTACAAGTGGGTTGCCGCCAGCTCCAATAACAGTAGCTGCTCCAGCTAAAGGACCCTTTGTTCCTCCTGAAAACCTACTAAGAGCAAAGCCAGAGATCGGGTGGAAAGGTTCAGCAGCTACGAGTGCATTTCGCCCTGCTGAACCAAGGAAGATTTTGGAGATGCCTGCTGCCACACGTGACATTCCAGTATCTCATGCTGCTGGGAAGCAGTCTCGTCCCACGCTTGGTTTCGATTTGAATGTTGCAGATGACCAAGCTCTCGAGGAAGATTTTCCACAGAGTTCTGCACAGACTACCTGTTCAGAATCTGGAAATACGAGAAGTCGAGATGGCTCGTCACGAAGTGCTGGTATTGAACTTGATCTGAACAGAGCTGATGAAGTTGCAGACAATGGCCAATTTGTACCAAATGCTTCACACAGAGTTGAAGTCCCATTGTTTTCGACGAGATCGTTACCTAGAGTTTTATCTAATGCTGGCGCAAATAGCTCAAGGGACTTTGATCTTAATAGTGGACCCGACCTTTATGATGTTGGCACTGAACCTGCACCAAGGAGCCTACCTTCTAAAAATACAAGCAGTATTCAATTCCTACCACAAGTTCCTGTTAGGATGAATAGTGATGCCATGAGTAATAATATATCACCATGGCTTGTCTCTACCAGTCCTTGTGGTCCAGTAGCTATACAGTCTTTTTTACCATCTAGAGAACAGCCTTACCCATTGGAGGCAGCACCTGGAGCCCAGCGGATTATTGCGCCTACAGCTGATGGTGGCCAATTTGGAGGTGATCCCTGCAGGCCTCCAGTTATTTCAACGTCTCCAGCGATGGTTTTTCATCCGCCTGCATATCAGTATGCAGGATTCTCTTTCCCTCCAAGTGTTCACCTTCAAACACCAGCATTTTCAATTGGATCAGCAACATTTAATAATTCTGCATCTGCAGGAGTTCCATATTTTCCAACTCTTTCCTCCTCTCTTGTTGGGCCAGCCGGAGCGTTGCCTTCCCAACATTCAAGGCAGTATGCCATAAATCTTGCTGAGGGTAGCAGCAGTAGTGTACGTGACGGTAATCGGAAATGGGAAAGTCAGGGCCTTGATCTTAACTCAGGCCCTGGAAGTATAGATTTAGAAGGAAAGGATGAACGGATGCCTTTACCAGTCAGACAAAATTTGATCCCACCCCTACATGGCTTTGTGGAGGATCAAGGAAGAATTTACCAAATGCCAGTTGTAGGAACAAAGAGAAAGGAACCTGATGGCAGTTGGGACTCAGAAAGGTCTACATACAAGCAGTTACCATGGCAATGA